The following proteins are co-located in the Bordetella bronchialis genome:
- a CDS encoding DUF342 domain-containing protein gives MTQSYWLTLDPATRELRAGFRAAAAVEPPDSEMLQAALAARGWSVDALDSGAVAGFLARCQEAAARISAEALRQAGTTVAAAASIAHEVSGELAAIESSAARLGAALELMDAPEAAVAPATEGDGVVEAVIGEVVDGAFELEVSEDKLQVYLTLHPARGGRAVQLGDVRAALTGHGIVYGLDEETLLQAVEGGATEAALIASGIPPKQGQPTRFESLLTRQAAADVDENAPVDYRSLGNLVLVKAGMPLMRRIPGTLGTDGIDVYGNPAPAPAPEDLPYDENLAGVARDPNDPEILVAAIDGAPSMLPCGVSVNPVVEVDAVNLNSGNINFEGTLQVRGDVTTGMSVKVSGDVLVSGTVEAAHIDAGGNVVVKGGIMGAAEGATTAEPAARLAQVTARGSVKARFIGNASINAGQNVEVESEIRQSEVNAGHTVTVGAKGSTQGNISGGQVRALRGVRAATLGTMAGVKTIIQVGVNPHAQAQKEALQRTRKRLQEEKGKLEQLLIFLRKNPEKAANGIGERAVQTHAKLMKDLAGVDARERRLAAENSVAEDATIHASRKIHGGVELQVVNRREEITEDMPAGTAKLSDGKLIIR, from the coding sequence GTGACGCAATCCTATTGGTTGACCCTGGATCCGGCGACCCGCGAGCTGCGTGCCGGTTTTCGTGCCGCGGCGGCGGTGGAACCCCCCGACAGCGAGATGTTGCAGGCCGCGCTGGCGGCTCGCGGCTGGAGCGTCGATGCGCTGGACAGCGGAGCGGTCGCGGGATTCCTGGCGCGCTGCCAGGAGGCTGCTGCCCGCATCAGCGCCGAAGCCCTGCGCCAGGCCGGCACCACGGTGGCAGCGGCCGCCTCCATCGCCCATGAAGTATCCGGCGAACTGGCCGCCATCGAGTCCAGCGCGGCACGCCTGGGCGCCGCCCTGGAGCTCATGGACGCGCCCGAGGCGGCCGTCGCGCCGGCGACCGAGGGCGACGGCGTGGTCGAGGCGGTCATCGGCGAAGTGGTCGACGGCGCTTTCGAACTGGAGGTCTCCGAGGACAAGCTGCAGGTCTACCTGACGCTGCATCCGGCCAGGGGTGGGCGCGCCGTCCAGTTGGGAGACGTCCGCGCCGCCCTGACCGGGCATGGCATCGTCTATGGCCTGGACGAGGAAACGTTGCTGCAGGCGGTCGAAGGCGGTGCCACGGAAGCGGCGCTGATCGCCTCGGGCATTCCTCCCAAGCAGGGCCAGCCCACCCGTTTCGAGAGCCTGCTGACCCGGCAGGCCGCGGCCGACGTGGACGAGAACGCGCCCGTGGATTACCGCTCCCTGGGCAATCTGGTCCTGGTCAAGGCCGGCATGCCCTTGATGCGGCGGATTCCCGGTACGCTCGGCACGGACGGCATCGATGTGTATGGCAATCCCGCGCCGGCCCCGGCGCCGGAGGATCTGCCCTACGACGAGAATCTGGCCGGCGTGGCGCGCGATCCCAACGATCCGGAGATCCTGGTGGCCGCCATCGACGGCGCGCCTTCCATGCTGCCCTGCGGCGTGTCGGTCAATCCGGTGGTGGAGGTCGACGCCGTCAACCTGAACTCGGGCAACATCAACTTCGAGGGCACGCTGCAGGTACGCGGCGATGTCACCACCGGCATGTCGGTCAAGGTCAGCGGCGACGTCCTGGTCAGCGGCACGGTGGAAGCCGCGCACATCGACGCCGGCGGCAACGTGGTGGTCAAGGGCGGCATCATGGGTGCGGCGGAAGGCGCCACCACGGCGGAACCCGCCGCGCGGCTGGCCCAGGTCACGGCACGCGGTTCGGTAAAGGCGCGCTTCATCGGCAATGCCTCGATCAATGCCGGCCAGAATGTCGAGGTCGAGAGCGAAATCCGCCAGAGCGAGGTGAACGCCGGCCACACCGTCACCGTGGGCGCCAAGGGCTCCACCCAGGGCAACATCAGCGGCGGCCAGGTGCGCGCGCTGCGCGGCGTGCGGGCCGCCACGCTGGGTACCATGGCGGGCGTCAAAACCATTATCCAGGTCGGCGTCAATCCGCATGCCCAGGCCCAGAAGGAAGCGCTGCAGCGCACGCGCAAGCGCTTGCAGGAGGAAAAAGGCAAGCTGGAGCAGCTGCTGATTTTCTTGCGCAAGAACCCGGAGAAAGCCGCCAATGGCATCGGCGAGCGCGCGGTGCAGACCCATGCCAAATTGATGAAGGACCTGGCCGGCGTCGACGCGCGCGAGCGGCGCCTGGCCGCGGAGAACTCCGTGGCCGAGGACGCCACGATCCACGCCTCGCGCAAGATCCATGGCGGGGTGGAATTGCAGGTGGTCAACCGGCGCGAGGAAATCACCGAGGACATGCCCGCCGGTACGGCCAAGTTGTCCGATGGCAAATTGATCATCCGCTAG
- a CDS encoding SDR family oxidoreductase — MDLGIEGRTALVCASSKGLGRACALSLAREGVHVIMSARGAEALEEAADAIRRETGARVTTVAADVTTAEGRARLLAACPDPDILVNNAGGPKPGDFREWSRDDWIKALDANMIAPIELIKATIDGMIGRRFGRIVNITSAAVKMPIDHLGLSNGARAGLTGFVAGLARQVAEHNVTINNLLPGPFETDRLRGTAIATAQKTGKTVEDILEARRRTVPARRLGDPAEFGDACAFLCGARAGFMTGQNLVLDGGTYPGTL, encoded by the coding sequence ATGGATCTGGGCATTGAAGGACGTACCGCGCTGGTGTGCGCATCCAGCAAGGGACTGGGGCGCGCCTGCGCGCTGTCGCTGGCACGCGAGGGCGTGCATGTGATCATGTCGGCGCGGGGCGCCGAAGCGCTGGAGGAAGCCGCCGACGCGATACGGCGCGAAACCGGTGCCCGCGTCACCACGGTGGCCGCCGATGTCACCACGGCGGAAGGCCGCGCCCGCCTGCTGGCCGCCTGCCCGGATCCCGATATCCTGGTCAACAATGCCGGCGGCCCCAAGCCCGGCGATTTCCGCGAATGGTCGCGGGACGACTGGATCAAGGCGCTGGACGCCAACATGATCGCCCCGATCGAACTGATCAAGGCCACCATCGATGGCATGATCGGGCGCCGCTTCGGCCGCATCGTGAACATCACCTCTGCTGCCGTGAAGATGCCCATCGACCACCTGGGCCTGTCCAACGGCGCGCGGGCGGGCCTGACCGGCTTCGTGGCGGGGCTGGCGCGGCAGGTCGCGGAACACAACGTCACGATCAACAACCTTTTGCCCGGGCCGTTCGAGACCGACAGGCTGCGCGGCACGGCGATCGCCACCGCGCAAAAAACCGGCAAGACCGTCGAGGACATCCTGGAGGCGCGGCGCCGCACCGTGCCGGCGCGCCGGCTGGGCGACCCGGCGGAATTCGGCGATGCCTGCGCCTTCCTGTGCGGCGCGCGGGCCGGATTCATGACGGGACAGAACCTGGTGCTGGACGGCGGCACCTACCCCGGCACCCTGTAG
- the hrpA gene encoding ATP-dependent RNA helicase HrpA codes for MTVKPQIPSRRGRAAPEAVAPSRPASPPATAPAPAPRAIPAIRYPEDLPVSARRDEIARAIAAHQVVIVSGETGSGKTTQLPKICLDLGRGRTRMIGHTQPRRLAATSVARRIADELETPLGEVVGYQVRFNDRTGPNAAIKLMTDGILLAETQRDPLLKRYDTLIIDEAHERSLNIDFLLGYLKRVLPRRPDLKVIITSATIDAERFARHFAEAPDRAAPVIEVSGRLYPVEVRYRPVRRDDVDDDAGPASGRAAAPDAGARPARERAGDEERDLIDAIVDAVDECARHGPGDILVFLPGEREIREASEALRKQHPVGTEVLALYARLSQAEQEQIFRPRGSGRRVVLATNVAETSLTVPGIRFVVDSGLARVKRYSWRNKVEQLRIEPVSRASANQRAGRCGRVGPGVCIRLYDEADFNARAPFTDPEVLRSSLASVILRMKSLKLDDIEDFPFVEAPPGRAIADGYHLLQELGAIETVQRGEQDGAEGSGDDQPRIVYTLTRTGQELARLPLDPRIGRMILAAREQQCLAEMLVIASALSIQDPRDRPMQEKEAAENAHAKFADDKSEFLSFLKLWRWYGEQVQHKASQRKLVGLLRQNFLSPLRLREWHDVHTQLAAVVGEQGWRLNQAEATFEQIHMALLSGLLGNIGYKSDEGGHYQGARDIRFHIHPSSRLARKAGRWIVAAELVETTRLYARCVARIEPAWIERAAAHLLRRNWSDPRWEKKAGQVVANERATLYGLTIYTGRRVHYGRINPDHAREIFIRDALVPGELDTRLPFVAHNRRLIAEIEKLEHRARRPDILVDDTLIQAFYDRQIPAGMSQLATLEKWYAGLDKPAADALLLTRDALMRHEAAGITTEVFPKKVEWQGVTMALDYHFEPGSPRDGVTLSVPLFALNQIDPQRCEWLVPGMLKEKVHLLLKSLPQKIRRHCVPLPDYAAGFYDRWFDRLGDPQQGLLDALATDMWDQVKVRPQPADFKLETLPAHLFMNFRVVDEHGRMLAAGRNLASLKAEFGRQAQADFQQLAARDTQVAQALAQDGLTSWSFGELPEIMEIKRKGQSVIGYPALVDRGTHCDLDVFDDPDEARKHHRAGLLRLFRLGLREQIKFLEKNLPDLTRMSMLFMPLGTQEFLRDQIIDCALERACLADPWPVNQAEFESRRLEGKSRLGLLAQEVARLAAAVLAEWAALQRKLPQAKAHAAAYADLQQQVGALVPPAFLRESPYAQLAHFPRYLKAAVARIDKLRADPGRDQRLMAEMAPLLTQYQRARAALKGAPDARLDEFRWLLEELRVALFAQELRTPMPVSVKRLQKSWESMRR; via the coding sequence ATGACCGTCAAGCCCCAGATTCCCTCTCGGCGCGGCCGGGCCGCGCCTGAAGCGGTCGCGCCGTCCCGTCCTGCCTCGCCGCCCGCCACCGCCCCCGCTCCCGCGCCGCGCGCCATTCCGGCCATCCGCTATCCCGAAGACCTGCCGGTCAGCGCCCGCCGCGATGAGATCGCGCGCGCGATCGCCGCCCACCAGGTCGTCATCGTCAGTGGCGAAACCGGCTCCGGCAAGACCACGCAGCTGCCCAAGATCTGCCTGGACCTGGGGCGCGGCCGTACGCGCATGATCGGCCATACGCAGCCGCGCCGGCTGGCGGCGACCTCGGTGGCGCGCCGCATCGCCGACGAGCTCGAAACCCCGTTGGGCGAGGTCGTCGGCTACCAGGTCCGGTTCAATGACCGTACCGGGCCCAACGCGGCGATCAAGCTGATGACCGACGGCATCCTGCTGGCCGAGACGCAGCGCGATCCCTTGCTCAAGCGCTACGACACGCTGATCATCGACGAGGCGCACGAGCGCAGCCTGAACATCGATTTCCTGCTCGGCTATCTGAAGCGCGTGCTGCCGCGGCGGCCGGACCTGAAAGTCATCATCACGTCCGCCACCATCGACGCCGAACGCTTCGCCCGGCATTTCGCCGAGGCGCCGGATCGGGCCGCACCGGTCATCGAGGTCTCCGGGCGCCTGTATCCGGTCGAAGTCCGCTATCGCCCGGTTCGCCGCGACGATGTCGACGACGATGCCGGGCCGGCATCCGGCCGGGCCGCCGCGCCCGATGCCGGTGCCCGTCCGGCGCGCGAGCGCGCCGGGGACGAAGAGCGCGACCTGATCGACGCCATCGTCGACGCCGTGGACGAATGCGCGCGCCACGGCCCTGGCGATATCCTGGTCTTCCTGCCCGGCGAACGCGAGATCCGCGAGGCCTCCGAGGCTTTGCGCAAGCAACACCCCGTCGGCACCGAGGTCCTGGCGCTGTACGCGCGCCTCTCGCAGGCGGAACAGGAACAGATCTTCCGGCCGCGCGGCAGCGGCCGGCGCGTGGTGCTGGCCACCAATGTGGCCGAGACCTCGCTGACGGTCCCCGGCATCCGCTTCGTGGTCGATAGCGGCCTGGCGCGGGTCAAGCGCTATTCCTGGCGCAACAAGGTCGAGCAGCTGCGCATCGAGCCCGTCAGCCGCGCCTCCGCCAACCAGCGCGCGGGACGCTGCGGGCGCGTCGGCCCGGGCGTCTGCATCCGCCTGTACGACGAGGCCGACTTCAACGCCCGCGCGCCGTTCACCGATCCGGAGGTCCTGCGTTCATCGCTGGCTTCCGTGATCCTGCGCATGAAGTCGCTCAAGCTCGACGACATCGAGGATTTTCCTTTCGTCGAGGCGCCGCCAGGCCGCGCCATCGCCGACGGCTACCACCTGCTGCAGGAGCTCGGCGCCATCGAAACCGTGCAGCGCGGCGAGCAGGACGGTGCGGAAGGCAGCGGCGATGACCAGCCCCGCATCGTCTACACCCTGACCCGCACCGGACAGGAGCTGGCGCGCCTGCCGCTGGATCCGCGCATCGGCCGCATGATCCTGGCCGCGCGCGAACAGCAGTGCCTGGCGGAAATGCTGGTCATCGCGTCGGCGCTGTCCATCCAGGACCCGCGCGACCGTCCCATGCAGGAAAAGGAAGCCGCCGAGAACGCGCATGCGAAATTCGCCGACGACAAATCGGAATTCCTGTCCTTCCTGAAGCTGTGGCGCTGGTACGGCGAACAGGTCCAGCACAAGGCATCGCAGCGCAAGCTGGTGGGCCTGCTGCGCCAGAACTTCCTGTCGCCGCTGCGGCTGCGCGAATGGCACGATGTCCATACGCAACTGGCCGCGGTGGTGGGCGAACAAGGCTGGCGCCTGAACCAGGCCGAAGCCACCTTCGAACAGATCCATATGGCGCTGCTCAGCGGGCTGCTGGGCAATATCGGCTACAAAAGCGACGAGGGCGGGCATTACCAGGGCGCGCGGGACATCCGCTTCCATATCCATCCCAGCTCGCGGCTGGCCAGGAAGGCGGGGCGCTGGATCGTCGCGGCCGAACTCGTGGAAACCACGCGCCTGTATGCGCGCTGCGTCGCCCGCATCGAGCCGGCCTGGATCGAACGCGCCGCGGCGCATCTGCTGCGCCGCAATTGGTCCGATCCGCGCTGGGAAAAAAAGGCCGGGCAGGTGGTCGCCAACGAACGCGCCACCTTGTATGGCCTGACCATCTACACCGGACGGCGGGTGCACTACGGCCGCATCAACCCCGACCATGCCCGCGAGATTTTCATCCGCGATGCGCTGGTACCGGGGGAGCTGGACACGCGCCTGCCCTTCGTCGCCCACAACCGCCGCCTGATCGCCGAGATCGAGAAACTGGAGCATCGGGCGCGGCGGCCGGACATCCTGGTGGACGACACACTGATCCAGGCCTTCTACGACAGGCAGATCCCGGCCGGGATGAGCCAGCTGGCAACCCTGGAAAAATGGTACGCGGGCCTGGACAAGCCCGCGGCCGACGCGCTGCTGCTGACCCGCGACGCCCTGATGCGCCATGAGGCCGCCGGCATCACGACCGAGGTCTTTCCCAAGAAGGTGGAATGGCAGGGCGTCACCATGGCGCTGGATTACCACTTCGAACCCGGCTCGCCGCGCGACGGCGTGACGCTTTCCGTGCCGCTGTTCGCGCTGAACCAGATCGACCCGCAGCGCTGCGAATGGCTGGTGCCCGGCATGCTCAAGGAAAAAGTCCACCTGCTGCTGAAGTCGCTGCCGCAGAAGATACGCCGCCACTGCGTGCCCCTGCCCGACTATGCCGCGGGTTTCTACGACCGCTGGTTCGATCGCCTGGGCGACCCCCAGCAGGGGCTGCTCGACGCCCTGGCGACGGATATGTGGGATCAGGTCAAGGTCCGCCCCCAGCCCGCCGATTTCAAGCTGGAAACGCTGCCGGCGCATCTATTCATGAATTTCCGCGTGGTCGACGAGCATGGGCGCATGCTGGCGGCCGGCCGCAACCTGGCCTCGCTGAAGGCCGAGTTCGGCCGCCAGGCGCAGGCGGATTTCCAGCAGCTGGCCGCGCGCGATACGCAGGTGGCGCAGGCGCTGGCCCAGGATGGCCTGACCAGCTGGTCCTTCGGCGAACTGCCGGAAATCATGGAGATCAAGCGCAAGGGCCAGTCCGTCATCGGCTATCCGGCGCTGGTGGACCGCGGCACGCACTGCGACCTGGACGTCTTCGACGACCCCGACGAGGCGCGCAAGCACCATCGGGCCGGCCTGCTGCGGCTGTTCCGGCTGGGACTGCGCGAGCAGATCAAGTTCCTGGAAAAAAACCTGCCCGACCTGACCCGCATGAGCATGCTGTTCATGCCGCTGGGCACGCAAGAGTTCCTGCGCGACCAGATCATCGATTGCGCCCTGGAGCGGGCTTGCTTGGCCGACCCCTGGCCGGTCAATCAGGCGGAGTTCGAGTCGCGGCGCCTGGAAGGCAAAAGCCGGCTGGGACTCCTGGCGCAGGAGGTCGCGCGGCTGGCCGCGGCGGTGCTGGCGGAGTGGGCCGCGCTGCAGCGAAAATTGCCCCAGGCCAAGGCGCATGCGGCGGCCTATGCGGACCTGCAGCAGCAGGTCGGCGCCCTGGTTCCGCCCGCCTTCCTGCGTGAGTCGCCTTATGCCCAGCTGGCGCATTTCCCCCGTTACCTGAAGGCGGCCGTCGCGCGCATAGACAAGCTGCGTGCCGATCCGGGGCGCGACCAGCGCCTGATGGCCGAGATGGCGCCCTTGCTGACGCAATACCAGCGCGCCCGCGCGGCGCTCAAGGGGGCGCCCGACGCGCGCCTGGACGAGTTCCGCTGGCTGCTCGAAGAGCTGCGGGTGGCCCTGTTCGCGCAGGAGCTGCGTACGCCCATGCCGGTATCGGTGAAGCGCCTGCAGAAGTCCTGGGAGTCGATGCGGCGCTAG